One Chromatiales bacterium genomic region harbors:
- a CDS encoding DUF4390 domain-containing protein, whose product MATPRGRWMIALACVLLAAGLARAEGGTIELVNPVVERADDDRWRLSAAFDIRLGEVVREALLSGVALTFDFVVELRHTDGWPWRRSVTELRQRRELVYLALASAFRVERLDSGAVTEYTNMSAALADIGRLEALPVIAASELEAGKDHVIRLDASLDIEALPVPLRPRAYLSTDWYLSSPEYEIPLP is encoded by the coding sequence TTGGCAACCCCGCGCGGGCGCTGGATGATTGCGCTGGCCTGCGTGCTGCTGGCCGCTGGTCTGGCCCGCGCCGAGGGCGGCACGATCGAGCTGGTGAACCCGGTCGTCGAACGGGCCGACGACGATCGCTGGCGATTGAGTGCCGCATTCGACATCCGTCTCGGTGAGGTCGTGCGCGAGGCGCTTCTGAGCGGCGTCGCGCTGACCTTTGATTTCGTCGTCGAGTTGCGACACACCGATGGCTGGCCATGGCGCCGCAGCGTCACCGAACTTCGGCAGCGTCGCGAACTGGTGTATCTCGCGCTGGCCTCGGCGTTCCGCGTGGAGCGACTCGACAGCGGCGCGGTCACCGAATACACGAACATGAGTGCTGCGCTCGCGGATATCGGCCGGCTGGAAGCGCTGCCGGTCATCGCCGCCAGCGAACTCGAGGCCGGCAAGGACCATGTCATCCGGCTCGACGCGAGTCTGGACATCGAGGCGCTGCCGGTGCCGCTGCGCCCGCGGGCGTATTTGTCGACGGATTGGTATCTGTCCAGCCCGGAATACGAAATCCCGCTGCCGTGA
- a CDS encoding LysM peptidoglycan-binding domain-containing protein, which yields MLNAKPLIALAGAALLALGATAADLNPAHPDRYIVQRGDTLWDIAARFLNKPWEWPEIWQVNPQVDNPHLIYPGDELVMTYADGRPLLTRSGKRTVRLSPGVRRSPIDQAIPTIPIEHIAPFLTEPLVVDEGELEAAPYIVAFADEHIAGGTGQNVYARNLRPGLDHQVYRPGKPLLDSETKELLGHEAIFVGDARRVRDGDPATLTLTSTTREALVGDRLLPTPDAELRTNFMPHAPNHNVRGHIIRVLDGVNQIGSLRIVTIDRGGWDGLEPGHVLLVEQAGETIKDPVSPDPKDTVRLPDEPAGTVLIFRTFPRVSYGLVMSAIRAIHLDDIVRTPDR from the coding sequence ATGCTCAACGCCAAACCCCTGATCGCGCTGGCCGGCGCCGCGCTGCTCGCGCTCGGCGCAACCGCCGCCGACCTGAATCCGGCGCATCCCGACCGCTACATCGTCCAGCGCGGCGACACGCTCTGGGACATCGCCGCGCGATTCCTGAACAAGCCCTGGGAATGGCCCGAGATCTGGCAGGTCAACCCGCAGGTCGACAACCCGCACCTGATCTATCCGGGCGACGAACTGGTCATGACCTACGCCGACGGCCGGCCGCTGCTGACACGCAGCGGCAAGCGCACCGTGCGATTGTCGCCGGGCGTGCGGCGCTCGCCGATTGACCAGGCCATCCCGACCATCCCGATCGAACATATCGCACCGTTCCTGACCGAACCGCTGGTCGTCGACGAGGGCGAACTCGAGGCGGCGCCCTATATCGTCGCGTTTGCGGACGAACATATCGCCGGCGGCACCGGCCAGAACGTCTACGCGCGTAATCTGCGTCCGGGCCTCGATCACCAGGTTTACCGACCCGGCAAACCGCTGCTGGATTCCGAAACGAAGGAACTGCTCGGGCACGAGGCCATCTTTGTCGGCGACGCCCGGCGCGTGCGCGACGGCGATCCGGCAACCCTGACCCTGACCAGCACCACGCGCGAGGCCCTCGTCGGTGACCGCCTGCTGCCCACACCGGACGCCGAACTGCGCACAAACTTCATGCCGCACGCACCGAACCACAACGTTCGTGGCCACATCATCCGGGTGCTCGACGGCGTCAACCAGATCGGATCGCTGCGGATCGTGACCATCGATCGCGGCGGCTGGGACGGCCTCGAACCCGGCCACGTGCTGCTGGTCGAGCAGGCCGGCGAGACCATCAAGGACCCGGTCAGCCCCGATCCCAAGGACACGGTTCGGCTGCCCGATGAACCCGCAGGAACCGTGCTGATCTTCCGCACCTTTCCGCGCGTGAGCTACGGGCTGGTGATGTCGGCGATTCGCGCGATCCATCTCGACGACATCGTCCGCACGCCCGACCGCTGA
- a CDS encoding HAMP domain-containing protein, translating to MMRANLKLLPVLLLFAGLLYVLHLIAAATQNAQGTGHLYSWLILLDSIGLVVLLALILRHFVQIVQQHRARAPGARITLRLVVLFVLLALAPVSVVFFFSMQFLHRGIDAWFDVEIDSAMDDGLRLSQLSLDLYTRELVKTTENVWRELFETPPAARASALNDLRASNGAEELTLIGPRGEIVATSNADSTVLIPTPVSEEARMQVRQGRSHVALSSARSERWRVAVATGGTSEGNVLLHAMFPMPERIQDLADRVQIAYAKYKKLAFLRDSLKFSFTLALVLVLAFAVFSAVWAALYGARRLVEPLRQLADGTRAVADGDFTRKLPESRNDELGFLVRSFNAMTERLNAAREAERRSQRQVEEQSAYLQAVLGQLSSGVVTLDPDGSMRTINSAADVILAERLSDLHGETLERLKGVLPRLAPWADAIVRGVQANADWRCEVQLFSPAGRQILLCRGAPLGGVDAAGHVVVFDDVTALVQAQRDAAWGEAARRLAHEIKNPLTPIQLSAERLERRLNDQLDPATGEFVRGATHTIVQQVEAMKAMVNEFADYARPTRRDLEPVNLNSLVRDVVALYSADTDHSALSVELDTRVPMIRCDSVRIRQVLHNVLKNAQEATGGRRDASVRVATECSGEPRCSYVEVSVTDNGPGFDQAIHATLFEPYVTTKTKGTGLGMAIVKKIIEEHGGSVLAENLDGGGARVTMRLPVATEPVASATVEMTR from the coding sequence ATGATGCGCGCGAACCTGAAGCTGCTGCCGGTGCTGCTGCTCTTCGCGGGGCTCCTGTATGTGCTGCACCTGATCGCGGCGGCGACGCAGAACGCGCAGGGCACCGGGCATCTGTATTCGTGGCTGATCCTGCTCGACAGTATCGGCCTGGTCGTGTTGCTGGCGCTGATCCTGCGGCACTTCGTGCAGATCGTTCAGCAGCACCGTGCACGGGCGCCGGGTGCGCGCATCACCCTTCGCCTGGTTGTGCTGTTCGTGCTGCTCGCGCTGGCGCCGGTCAGCGTCGTGTTCTTCTTTTCCATGCAGTTCCTGCACCGCGGCATTGATGCATGGTTCGACGTGGAGATCGACAGCGCGATGGACGACGGCCTGCGTCTGTCGCAACTGTCGCTGGACCTCTATACACGTGAACTCGTCAAGACCACCGAGAACGTCTGGCGTGAGCTGTTCGAAACCCCGCCGGCGGCACGTGCCAGCGCGCTGAATGATCTGCGCGCCTCGAACGGCGCAGAGGAACTTACGCTGATCGGCCCGCGCGGGGAGATCGTGGCGACCAGCAACGCGGACTCGACAGTGTTGATTCCGACCCCGGTCAGCGAGGAAGCCCGCATGCAGGTCCGCCAGGGGCGCTCGCATGTTGCGCTCAGTTCCGCGCGCAGCGAACGCTGGCGGGTGGCCGTGGCCACGGGCGGGACCTCCGAAGGCAATGTGCTGCTGCACGCGATGTTCCCGATGCCCGAGCGCATCCAGGACCTCGCCGATCGCGTGCAGATCGCCTATGCGAAGTACAAGAAGCTGGCGTTTCTGCGTGATTCGCTGAAGTTCAGCTTCACGCTTGCACTGGTTCTGGTGCTGGCGTTTGCGGTGTTTTCCGCGGTGTGGGCCGCCCTGTATGGCGCGCGGCGCCTGGTCGAACCGCTGCGCCAGCTCGCCGATGGCACGCGCGCGGTCGCCGACGGCGATTTCACCCGCAAGCTGCCCGAGTCGCGCAACGATGAACTCGGCTTTCTGGTGCGCTCGTTCAATGCCATGACCGAGCGGCTGAACGCGGCCCGTGAGGCCGAGCGGCGCAGCCAGCGGCAGGTCGAGGAACAGTCCGCCTACCTGCAGGCGGTGCTCGGTCAGCTCTCCTCCGGGGTCGTCACCCTGGACCCGGACGGCAGCATGCGCACGATCAACAGCGCCGCCGACGTTATTCTGGCCGAGCGTCTCAGCGACCTGCACGGCGAGACGCTGGAACGCCTGAAGGGCGTGTTGCCGCGACTCGCGCCGTGGGCCGATGCGATCGTGCGTGGCGTGCAGGCCAACGCCGACTGGCGCTGCGAGGTGCAGTTGTTCTCGCCGGCCGGCCGGCAGATTCTGCTGTGTCGCGGTGCGCCGCTCGGCGGCGTGGATGCGGCGGGCCATGTGGTGGTTTTCGACGACGTGACTGCGCTTGTGCAGGCCCAGCGCGACGCGGCCTGGGGCGAGGCCGCGCGGCGGCTTGCACACGAGATCAAGAACCCGCTGACGCCGATCCAGCTGTCGGCCGAGCGCTTGGAGCGGCGCCTGAACGACCAGCTCGACCCCGCGACCGGTGAATTCGTGCGTGGCGCCACGCACACCATCGTCCAGCAGGTCGAGGCGATGAAGGCCATGGTCAACGAGTTCGCCGACTACGCGCGGCCGACGCGCCGCGACCTCGAGCCGGTCAACCTGAACTCGCTGGTGCGCGATGTCGTGGCGCTGTATTCGGCCGATACCGATCACTCCGCGCTGTCGGTCGAACTGGATACGCGGGTGCCGATGATAAGATGCGACTCCGTGCGCATTCGCCAGGTCCTGCACAACGTGTTGAAGAACGCCCAGGAGGCCACCGGCGGACGGCGCGACGCGTCTGTCCGGGTCGCCACCGAGTGCAGCGGCGAGCCGCGCTGCAGCTATGTGGAAGTTTCCGTCACCGACAATGGCCCCGGTTTCGACCAGGCCATCCATGCGACGCTGTTTGAACCCTACGTCACCACGAAAACCAAGGGCACCGGGCTCGGCATGGCCATCGTGAAAAAGATCATTGAGGAACATGGTGGCAGTGTTCTGGCCGAAAACCTCGACGGCGGCGGCGCGCGCGTGACCATGCGTCTGCCGGTGGCAACCGAGCCGGTCGCGAGCGCAACCGTGGAGATGACGCGATGA
- the rsmB gene encoding 16S rRNA (cytosine(967)-C(5))-methyltransferase RsmB: protein MRPISRTRASVTDADGAQPRAVAAGALAAVLGAGRSLDAAFADLAGAASPLARELAYGVCRFAPRLGVLARGLFERPMKPRDRDIDALLWIGIYQLEYLRVPAHAAVHATVAAARTLGKPWAVGLLNAVLRRYQREREARLAAADADPAARAAHPRWLLEQIGRVWPDDVRTIVEAGNARPPMWLRVTRARTTRADFQSRLTGAGIGCVAGPEGTDALRLDQPVDVAALPGFADGLVSIQDLAAQRAAPLLGAQRGQRVLDACAAPGGKTAHLLELADGDLELVAIDRDAARLDAVRSGLARLGLRADCVAADAAAADTWWDGRPFDRILLDAPCSATGVIRRHPDIKLLRRPADIAPLAARQRQLLDALWPTLAPGGLLLYATCSILPAENAEVVAGFLAHHADARSGSIDVPWGRVAGAGRQLLPGDPDDCDGFFFAQIRKAMI from the coding sequence ATGCGGCCGATCTCGCGGACGCGCGCTTCGGTGACTGACGCCGACGGCGCACAGCCACGCGCGGTCGCGGCCGGCGCGCTCGCCGCCGTGCTCGGAGCGGGGCGCTCGCTGGACGCGGCGTTTGCCGATTTGGCTGGTGCCGCCTCTCCGCTGGCGCGGGAACTGGCCTACGGCGTGTGCCGGTTCGCGCCGCGCCTTGGGGTGCTGGCGCGCGGCCTGTTCGAACGGCCGATGAAGCCGCGCGATCGTGATATCGACGCGCTGCTGTGGATCGGCATCTACCAGCTCGAGTACCTGCGGGTTCCGGCGCATGCGGCCGTGCATGCGACCGTCGCGGCGGCGCGTACGCTCGGCAAACCCTGGGCCGTGGGGTTGCTGAACGCCGTGCTGCGCCGCTACCAGCGTGAACGCGAGGCACGGCTGGCGGCGGCGGACGCCGATCCGGCCGCGCGTGCCGCCCATCCGCGCTGGCTGCTGGAACAGATCGGGCGCGTGTGGCCGGACGATGTCCGGACCATCGTCGAGGCCGGCAATGCGCGCCCGCCGATGTGGCTGCGGGTGACCCGGGCACGCACCACGCGTGCGGATTTCCAGTCGCGGCTCACGGGTGCCGGGATCGGGTGCGTTGCGGGGCCGGAGGGGACTGATGCCTTGAGGCTGGATCAGCCGGTCGACGTCGCCGCCCTGCCGGGTTTTGCCGACGGTCTGGTATCGATCCAGGACCTCGCCGCGCAGCGCGCCGCGCCGTTGCTCGGCGCGCAACGGGGCCAGCGGGTGCTGGACGCCTGCGCCGCGCCGGGCGGCAAGACCGCTCACCTGCTGGAACTCGCCGACGGGGATCTGGAGCTGGTCGCAATCGACCGCGACGCGGCCCGGCTTGATGCCGTGCGCTCGGGGTTGGCGCGGCTTGGCCTGCGTGCCGATTGCGTCGCGGCGGACGCCGCAGCGGCGGATACGTGGTGGGACGGCCGGCCGTTCGACCGCATCCTGCTCGATGCGCCGTGTTCGGCAACTGGCGTCATCCGTCGGCACCCCGACATCAAGCTGTTGCGCAGGCCCGCCGATATCGCGCCGCTGGCCGCGCGCCAGCGCCAACTCCTTGATGCGCTGTGGCCGACTCTCGCTCCCGGCGGGCTGCTTCTGTATGCGACCTGCTCGATCCTGCCCGCGGAAAACGCCGAGGTCGTGGCGGGGTTTCTCGCCCATCACGCCGACGCGCGGTCCGGGTCGATCGACGTGCCATGGGGGCGCGTCGCCGGTGCAGGCCGGCAGCTGCTGCCTGGCGACCCCGACGACTGCGACGGATTTTTCTTCGCGCAGATCCGAAAAGCCATGATCTAG
- a CDS encoding peptide deformylase has product MALLNILHFPDPRLRNKAQPVNEVDDGVRRLVDDMFETMYAAPGIGLAAIQVNVGKRVVVIDISEERDEPRAFINPEIIERSGQFQMDEGCLSVPGFFETVTRANNVRVRALDRDGKPFELEAEGLLAVCIQHEIDHLDGKLFVDYLSTLKRDRIRKKLLKAEREGTVEDTPTRSVAI; this is encoded by the coding sequence GTGGCTTTGCTGAACATTCTGCATTTTCCCGACCCCAGGCTTCGGAACAAGGCGCAGCCCGTGAACGAGGTCGACGACGGCGTGCGCCGGCTGGTCGACGACATGTTCGAGACCATGTATGCCGCGCCGGGAATCGGGCTGGCCGCGATCCAGGTCAACGTCGGCAAGCGCGTGGTCGTCATCGACATCTCCGAGGAGCGCGACGAACCCCGGGCGTTCATCAACCCGGAAATCATCGAGCGCAGCGGGCAGTTCCAGATGGACGAGGGCTGTCTGTCGGTGCCGGGCTTTTTCGAGACCGTCACCCGTGCCAACAACGTGCGCGTGCGCGCACTCGACCGCGACGGCAAGCCGTTCGAACTGGAGGCCGAGGGCTTGCTCGCGGTGTGCATCCAGCACGAGATCGACCACCTCGACGGAAAGCTGTTCGTGGATTATCTGTCCACGCTCAAGCGTGACCGCATCCGCAAGAAACTGCTGAAGGCCGAGCGCGAGGGCACGGTCGAGGACACCCCGACGCGCAGCGTGGCCATCTGA
- the fmt gene encoding methionyl-tRNA formyltransferase gives MTAAALRVVFAGTPEFAAVLLATLLESRHEVVAVYTQPDRPSGRGQKLSPGPVKQLALAGGVPVAQPRTLRDADSAGQLRALQADVMVVAAYGLILPQAILEVPRLGCVNVHASLLPRWRGAAPIQRAILAGDPETGITIMQMDAGLDTGAMLSRWPEPIRANDTAQTLHDRLAALGARALVAALDELAVGTARAVAQDSTQATYAAKLDKAEAALDWALPAEVLARRVRAFNPWPVAHTRYQGEVLRVWQAHAVHGSAAPGAYAGRSEGGVAVGSGAGLLVLDEIQLPGRRRVAAADFANAADLADARFGD, from the coding sequence ATGACTGCGGCCGCCCTGCGGGTGGTGTTTGCCGGCACGCCTGAATTTGCCGCGGTGCTGCTCGCGACGCTGCTCGAAAGCCGGCACGAAGTCGTCGCGGTGTACACCCAGCCGGATCGACCGTCCGGGCGCGGCCAAAAGCTGTCGCCTGGCCCGGTCAAGCAACTCGCACTGGCAGGGGGGGTTCCGGTCGCGCAGCCGCGAACGCTGCGTGACGCCGACTCCGCCGGCCAGCTGCGCGCCCTGCAGGCGGATGTCATGGTCGTGGCGGCCTATGGGCTGATCCTGCCCCAGGCGATCCTGGAGGTTCCACGCCTGGGTTGCGTGAACGTGCACGCCTCCCTGTTGCCGCGCTGGCGCGGCGCTGCGCCGATCCAGCGCGCGATCCTCGCCGGCGACCCGGAGACCGGCATCACCATCATGCAGATGGACGCCGGCCTGGACACCGGCGCGATGCTCTCGCGCTGGCCCGAGCCGATTCGCGCCAACGACACCGCGCAGACCCTGCACGACCGGCTCGCCGCGCTCGGCGCCCGCGCGCTCGTTGCGGCGCTGGACGAACTCGCGGTTGGAACCGCCCGTGCGGTCGCACAGGACTCTACGCAGGCGACCTATGCCGCGAAGCTCGACAAGGCCGAGGCGGCGCTGGACTGGGCACTGCCGGCGGAGGTGCTGGCCCGGCGCGTGCGCGCGTTCAACCCCTGGCCGGTGGCGCACACGCGTTATCAGGGCGAGGTCCTGCGCGTCTGGCAGGCGCATGCCGTGCACGGCTCGGCGGCCCCCGGGGCATACGCAGGTCGGTCTGAAGGCGGCGTTGCCGTGGGTAGCGGGGCCGGGCTGCTGGTGCTCGACGAGATCCAGCTGCCGGGGCGCAGACGCGTGGCGGCGGCCGACTTTGCCAATGCGGCCGATCTCGCGGACGCGCGCTTCGGTGACTGA